The Mustelus asterias unplaced genomic scaffold, sMusAst1.hap1.1 HAP1_SCAFFOLD_290, whole genome shotgun sequence genome contains a region encoding:
- the LOC144486108 gene encoding histone H1-like, whose protein sequence is MTETAAAETAPPAAPAQVKSPRKKKAAPRPAAAGPKLGEQILNVVAGCSDRKGMSLAAIKKALAGSGVDVGKRGSQIRLTIKRKVETGSLVQIKGQGASGSFKLAKKESPGKMGKKLKKPKAKKSLVKKTAAKKVTTKKAAAKKPAAKKPAAKKTPVKKSTVKKTSSKKAATPKKAVKKAALKKKSPVKKVTGGKSVKKVTKSKAKPKVKAAKAKKASGKK, encoded by the coding sequence atgactgaaactgcagccgccgaaacggctcctccagccgctcccgctcaagtgaagtctcccaggaagaagaaggcggctccccgacctgcggcagccggtcccaagttaggcgagcagatcctcaatgttgtggcgggttgcagcgatcgcaaggggatgtccctggccgcgataaagaaagctttggctggcagtggagtggatgtggggaagcgcgGCTCCCAGATCAGGTTAACGATCAAGAGGAAGGTGGAGACAGGGTCTCTGGTGCAGATAAAGGGACAGGGCGCCTCCGGCTCCTTCAAACTCGCTAAGAAGGAAAGCCcggggaaaatgggaaagaagtTGAAGAAACCAAAAGCCAAGAAATCTTTAGTAAAGAAAACAGCGGCCAAGAAGGTGACAACAAAGAAAGCagcagccaagaaacccgcagcaaagaaacccgcagcaaagaaaactccagtgaagaaatcaacagtgaagaaaacaagcagcaagaaggcggcaactccaaaaaaggcggtgaagaaagcagccctgaagaaaaagtctcctgtgaagaaggtgacgggcggaaagtctgtcaaaaaagtgactaaatcgaaggccaaacccaaagtgaaagcagcaaaagcgaagaaagcgtcaggaaagaagtga